A genome region from Rhodopseudomonas boonkerdii includes the following:
- a CDS encoding Lrp/AsnC family transcriptional regulator, protein MSFELDRTDLKILRLLQGNGRLSNADLAQAVGVSPATCHRRTQALFDEGYIKSVRAMIAPSKVRKGALVMVGVVLDRSTPESFATFEKAVAKLKFILDCHLVAGDFDYFLKIRVGDMADFNRIHGDQLIALPGVRQTRTFFVMKEVVDNAPLEL, encoded by the coding sequence ATGTCCTTTGAGCTCGACCGAACCGATCTCAAAATCCTGCGCCTGCTGCAGGGCAATGGCCGGCTATCAAATGCGGATCTGGCGCAGGCGGTGGGCGTTAGCCCGGCGACCTGCCACCGGCGGACGCAGGCGCTGTTCGACGAAGGCTACATCAAGTCCGTCCGGGCGATGATCGCCCCCAGTAAGGTCCGCAAGGGCGCGCTGGTCATGGTCGGCGTGGTTCTCGACCGCTCGACGCCGGAAAGTTTCGCGACCTTTGAAAAAGCCGTTGCGAAACTGAAGTTCATTCTCGATTGCCATCTGGTTGCCGGCGACTTCGACTACTTCCTGAAGATCAGGGTCGGCGACATGGCAGACTTCAACCGGATCCACGGCGACCAGTTGATCGCGCTGCCCGGGGTGCGGCAGACGCGGACTTTCTTCGTCATGAAGGAGGTCGTCGACAACGCTCCGCTGGAATTGTGA
- the zigA gene encoding zinc metallochaperone GTPase ZigA, protein MRKLPVTVLSGFLGAGKTTLLNHILNNRHGLKVAVIVNDMSEVNIDADLVRDGGANLSRTDEKLVEMTNGCICCTLRDDLLQEVRLLAESGRYDYLLIESTGIAEPLPVAATFDFRNENGDSLSDIARLDTMVTVVDAVNLLKDYSSTDFLQDRGEALENDKRTLVDLLVEQIEFADVVVLNKVNDATPEQCDSARKIICALNPEAEIIEADFADVPFDRVLDTGLFDFERAQQHPLWHKELYGFADHVPETEEYGVGHFVYRARRPFDPVKFQKFLRESWAGVIRCKGHFWLATRPQWVGELSQAGAIVRTEGMGFWWANIPAERWPDDPYWRQALKKNWNDIYGDRRQEIVFIGTGMNEADLRNRLDACLVEGKPGMEIASWAKLPDPFPKWKRADEMA, encoded by the coding sequence ATGCGCAAACTCCCCGTCACCGTGCTGTCCGGCTTCCTCGGGGCTGGCAAGACCACTTTGCTGAATCACATCCTGAACAACCGCCACGGACTGAAAGTGGCGGTCATCGTCAACGACATGAGCGAGGTGAACATCGATGCGGATCTAGTTCGCGATGGCGGTGCGAATCTTTCGCGGACGGATGAGAAGCTGGTGGAAATGACCAATGGCTGCATCTGCTGCACGCTGCGCGACGATCTGCTGCAGGAAGTCCGCTTGCTCGCAGAGAGCGGCCGCTACGACTACTTGCTGATCGAATCCACGGGCATCGCCGAGCCGTTGCCAGTGGCGGCCACCTTCGATTTCCGCAACGAGAACGGCGACAGCCTCTCGGACATCGCACGGCTTGATACGATGGTCACCGTGGTCGATGCAGTGAATCTCCTGAAAGATTATTCTTCAACGGATTTCCTGCAGGACCGCGGCGAGGCGCTTGAAAACGATAAGCGCACGCTGGTCGATCTCCTCGTCGAGCAGATCGAATTCGCAGATGTTGTCGTGCTGAACAAGGTGAATGACGCGACGCCCGAGCAATGCGACAGCGCACGAAAGATCATCTGCGCGCTGAACCCCGAGGCTGAGATCATCGAGGCCGATTTCGCCGACGTGCCGTTCGATCGCGTGCTCGATACCGGGCTATTCGATTTCGAGCGGGCGCAACAGCATCCGCTCTGGCATAAGGAGCTATATGGCTTTGCCGATCATGTGCCAGAGACGGAGGAATACGGCGTCGGTCATTTCGTCTATCGGGCGCGTCGGCCGTTCGATCCCGTTAAATTCCAGAAGTTTCTGCGCGAAAGTTGGGCCGGGGTGATCCGCTGCAAGGGGCATTTCTGGCTCGCCACGCGACCGCAATGGGTCGGCGAACTCAGTCAGGCCGGTGCCATCGTTCGCACCGAAGGCATGGGCTTCTGGTGGGCCAATATTCCCGCTGAGCGCTGGCCGGACGATCCCTATTGGCGGCAGGCGCTGAAGAAAAACTGGAACGATATCTATGGCGATCGTCGTCAGGAAATCGTCTTCATTGGCACCGGCATGAATGAGGCCGATCTGCGCAATCGCCTCGATGCATGTCTCGTCGAGGGGAAGCCCGGCATGGAGATTGCGAGTTGGGCAAAGCTGCCTGATCCGTTCCCGAAATGGAAGCGCGCAGACGAGATGGCGTAA
- a CDS encoding alpha/beta fold hydrolase: protein MTYVPSAPVFPVEKHAFDVVLEDGASASVRVYGSGPRVICSHGNGLAADAFRSFWQLFIGDYETVVFDFRHHGRSSPYTKPIPHVWPQLIRDYHAIMRGIASEIGAAPSLGAFHSMSALTTLLHASEYESPWIGIVGFEPPAKPPQHYPEFEIFRADNNRLGERAIKRRYEFNTVQELFDSYRRSSAFAGVDDAGLQALAASTLRWNVDKQLFELACAREFEASIFAMQDVEGAWERMCGIRIPVQLVAGEPKTGTSPFMAIESAFARDGGFAFTTVKDATHFMQMEKPEECAAIVRAFHARL, encoded by the coding sequence ATGACGTACGTCCCCTCCGCTCCGGTCTTTCCGGTCGAGAAGCATGCATTCGACGTTGTGCTTGAGGACGGCGCCAGCGCAAGCGTGCGCGTATACGGAAGTGGTCCGCGGGTGATCTGCAGCCACGGTAACGGCCTAGCCGCCGATGCCTTCCGGAGTTTCTGGCAACTCTTCATCGGTGACTACGAAACCGTCGTGTTCGACTTTCGCCATCATGGTCGCAGCAGCCCGTACACCAAGCCGATCCCGCATGTCTGGCCGCAGCTGATACGCGACTATCATGCGATCATGCGAGGTATCGCAAGCGAGATCGGCGCAGCGCCAAGCCTTGGTGCCTTTCATTCCATGAGCGCACTCACCACATTGCTGCACGCATCCGAATACGAGTCGCCCTGGATCGGCATCGTCGGCTTCGAGCCACCGGCCAAACCACCGCAGCACTATCCGGAGTTCGAGATTTTCCGCGCCGACAACAACCGGCTGGGTGAGCGCGCGATCAAGCGCCGCTATGAATTCAACACCGTGCAGGAGCTTTTCGACTCATACCGCCGCAGCTCGGCCTTCGCTGGCGTCGACGATGCCGGATTGCAGGCCCTCGCGGCCTCGACCCTGCGCTGGAATGTCGACAAGCAACTCTTCGAACTGGCCTGCGCGCGCGAATTCGAGGCCAGCATCTTCGCCATGCAGGATGTCGAGGGCGCATGGGAACGGATGTGCGGAATCAGGATCCCCGTGCAGCTCGTCGCAGGAGAGCCGAAGACCGGCACCAGCCCCTTCATGGCGATCGAAAGTGCCTTTGCGCGCGATGGCGGCTTTGCCTTCACCACGGTGAAGGACGCCACCCACTTCATGCAGATGGAGAAACCCGAAGAATGCGCGGCCATCGTTCGCGCATTCCATGCCCGCCTGTGA
- a CDS encoding acyltransferase family protein, with protein MKTLGSVLDEQSGFGQGFDFLRIFLATGIIASHTAQLSGHSDLAQGSVFWFVENMLVPMFFALSGFLVAGSSTRLSPRSFLLNRMARIVPALAVDIVFAALIIGPLVTTLPLQAYFSDPMFHSYFLNIIGSIHFDLPGVFQGNPSKNVNGALWTVPFEICCYVVLVGLMVSGAMKDAKWITWLTLGVLIAGVTLRAMGPGLASGEPSLLKVAALNLFGQRSSLLLQSFLIGVCLYLHRYSIPFSSRATLGLTGGAVLIGVVGDAHGVLSHPAADAILLPLVVYLTVAIGLSRVPPIPGFGGGDYSYGLYLYHVPFMQLLIHVFPNAWTGTWWWTLFFVGFPVSLAAAMISWHLVEYPVLKLRRSFVIRHRPEETANGRQIPAVLPEAR; from the coding sequence ATGAAGACCCTCGGCTCAGTCTTGGACGAACAGAGTGGCTTCGGGCAGGGTTTTGATTTCCTGCGTATATTCCTGGCCACCGGGATCATCGCGTCGCATACGGCGCAGCTCAGCGGCCATTCCGATCTGGCGCAAGGTTCGGTCTTTTGGTTTGTCGAGAACATGCTTGTGCCGATGTTCTTTGCGCTCAGCGGCTTCCTTGTCGCCGGGAGCAGCACGCGTCTCAGTCCACGTAGTTTCCTGCTAAATCGGATGGCACGCATCGTTCCGGCGTTGGCCGTCGATATCGTATTTGCGGCCCTGATCATCGGCCCTCTCGTCACCACGCTGCCGTTGCAAGCCTATTTTTCTGATCCGATGTTTCACAGCTATTTTCTGAACATCATCGGTTCGATTCACTTTGACTTGCCCGGTGTATTCCAGGGCAACCCGTCGAAGAACGTCAATGGCGCGCTGTGGACCGTGCCGTTCGAGATCTGCTGCTATGTGGTTCTGGTCGGGCTGATGGTGTCCGGAGCCATGAAAGACGCCAAGTGGATCACATGGCTCACTCTCGGCGTCCTGATCGCAGGGGTCACGTTGCGGGCGATGGGACCGGGCCTTGCCAGCGGTGAGCCCTCCTTGCTCAAAGTCGCGGCTCTGAACCTGTTCGGCCAGCGATCGTCACTGCTGCTGCAGTCATTCCTGATCGGCGTGTGTCTCTACCTGCATCGCTATTCCATCCCCTTCTCCAGCCGGGCAACGCTCGGCCTGACCGGCGGGGCGGTGCTGATCGGTGTTGTCGGCGACGCCCACGGGGTGCTCAGCCACCCGGCTGCGGACGCCATCCTGCTTCCGCTGGTCGTCTATCTGACGGTCGCGATCGGCCTGTCGCGCGTGCCGCCGATTCCGGGATTTGGCGGCGGGGACTACTCGTATGGCCTCTATCTCTACCACGTGCCGTTTATGCAATTGCTGATCCACGTCTTTCCGAACGCATGGACTGGCACTTGGTGGTGGACGTTGTTCTTCGTCGGTTTTCCCGTCTCGTTGGCAGCGGCCATGATCTCATGGCACCTCGTCGAATATCCCGTGCTGAAACTGAGGAGGTCGTTCGTCATCAGGCATAGGCCCGAAGAAACCGCGAACGGCAGGCAGATTCCTGCGGTCCTCCCGGAGGCAAGGTGA
- a CDS encoding ABC transporter substrate-binding protein — MLLLPSLAIAQAKDPVKLKVGMVAAVDMLALPIALERGFFEKHGLDVTIARPYATGVDALNALQAGETDMVQAGVPAIGAILRNMDLVFLGNFSGNATKLGSDATLALIANGDSGIVKGDLKSLKGKKIATSFGTINHLYILGLLEKAGLAPTDVTLINTPPPEMSVALLAKGVDAFVCWDPAPVIAMKDVPGAIEVIRGGDVISYLGFNIALRPWVEKNGATIEKFLAAVSEADQWMRKNPKQAAAIGTRWIPGLKLDVAETAMQYNIQQVDRRISAHNYRALWKAQDTLQRLGVIKSGFDVNKHIEPKFIINVMNTHPNLFSDLQPIPADVAIKPGFVFKP; from the coding sequence TTGTTGCTGTTGCCGTCACTGGCCATAGCGCAAGCCAAGGATCCCGTAAAACTCAAGGTCGGTATGGTGGCAGCCGTGGACATGCTGGCGCTGCCGATTGCACTGGAGCGTGGTTTCTTCGAAAAGCACGGGCTCGACGTAACCATCGCCCGCCCATACGCCACCGGCGTCGACGCGCTCAATGCCTTGCAGGCGGGTGAAACAGATATGGTGCAAGCTGGCGTACCAGCCATCGGCGCTATTCTACGCAATATGGATCTCGTTTTCCTCGGCAACTTCAGCGGCAACGCTACGAAGCTCGGATCCGATGCCACGCTCGCCCTCATCGCCAACGGCGATTCTGGAATCGTCAAAGGCGACTTGAAAAGTCTCAAGGGCAAAAAAATAGCAACCTCATTCGGCACGATCAACCATCTCTACATTCTCGGCTTGCTCGAGAAGGCTGGCCTCGCGCCGACCGACGTGACGCTGATCAATACGCCGCCGCCGGAGATGAGCGTGGCGTTGCTTGCCAAGGGTGTGGATGCGTTTGTGTGCTGGGACCCGGCACCGGTGATCGCCATGAAGGACGTGCCGGGCGCTATCGAGGTCATCCGCGGCGGCGATGTCATCTCCTATCTCGGCTTCAATATCGCGCTGCGGCCCTGGGTGGAAAAGAACGGGGCAACGATCGAGAAATTCCTGGCAGCGGTGTCGGAGGCCGACCAGTGGATGCGCAAGAATCCCAAGCAGGCCGCAGCCATCGGTACGCGCTGGATTCCAGGGTTGAAGCTCGATGTGGCGGAGACTGCGATGCAGTACAATATCCAGCAGGTGGACCGCCGCATTTCCGCTCACAACTATCGCGCGCTATGGAAGGCGCAGGATACGCTGCAACGGCTCGGCGTGATCAAGTCGGGGTTCGATGTGAACAAGCACATCGAACCCAAGTTCATCATCAACGTGATGAATACTCACCCGAACCTATTTTCCGATCTGCAGCCCATTCCTGCAGATGTGGCGATCAAACCGGGCTTCGTTTTCAAGCCCTGA
- a CDS encoding ABC transporter ATP-binding protein — MKNLTIRNLSKTYFDPYAGINVTAVHDVSLNVEQGEFVCIVGPSGCGKTTILNMIAGFIPHTGGEILVGGRPVNGPGPDRGVVFQSFALFPWRTVLENVAFGPKMRGVRRAEREKIAHEYLALAKLTEAAGRYPAELSGGMQQRVGVVRALANEPDVLLMDEPFASVDAQTRMTLQEELTRIWQEKRPTVIFITHDVAEAVFLANRVIALSKGRVLEEIDVDLPRPRSWDALNDDAQFKELSGRVLQLVRSA, encoded by the coding sequence ATGAAGAATCTAACGATCCGTAATTTGTCGAAGACGTATTTCGACCCCTATGCCGGCATCAACGTTACCGCAGTGCATGATGTGTCATTGAACGTGGAGCAGGGAGAATTCGTCTGCATCGTCGGACCCTCGGGCTGCGGCAAGACGACGATACTCAACATGATCGCGGGCTTCATTCCGCACACCGGCGGTGAGATCCTGGTTGGCGGCCGCCCGGTAAACGGACCGGGCCCCGACCGCGGCGTGGTCTTTCAGTCTTTTGCCCTGTTCCCATGGCGAACCGTGCTCGAGAATGTCGCCTTCGGCCCGAAGATGCGCGGCGTCCGCAGGGCCGAACGCGAGAAGATCGCGCATGAATATCTGGCGCTCGCCAAACTGACCGAGGCGGCCGGGCGGTATCCCGCCGAATTGTCGGGCGGCATGCAGCAGCGTGTCGGCGTGGTGCGTGCCCTGGCGAACGAGCCGGATGTTCTGTTGATGGACGAGCCGTTCGCGAGCGTCGACGCCCAGACTCGGATGACGCTCCAGGAAGAACTGACGCGCATCTGGCAGGAGAAGCGGCCGACCGTCATCTTCATCACGCATGATGTCGCGGAGGCCGTGTTTCTGGCCAACAGGGTCATCGCGCTGTCGAAGGGACGCGTGCTTGAGGAAATCGACGTGGACTTGCCACGGCCGCGATCATGGGACGCGCTGAACGATGATGCGCAGTTCAAAGAGTTGTCGGGTCGCGTTCTTCAACTCGTGCGGTCGGCCTGA
- a CDS encoding ABC transporter permease: MNQFLLRIWGYCVRLMARWPSIGSFAPFIPVIAAWWIVTELQIFPRVFLPGPAEVVGSFRSLVYQGILPEYLQDSMVRLAVGAFWGIALGIPLGILIGLSQRARTALWPLLLFFQAIGDIAWLPILVIWFGYGLTTITVVIVYTVIFPVVLNTVLGVRSIPITLHRAAQSLGASRIRMLWEVVLPGALPNIVTGLRNGLGYGWRALIATEIIVGTSGIGFLMFDARRSGSVVEILLGMIILGILWYIVDSWILAPIERATGQRWGLVTR, encoded by the coding sequence ATGAACCAGTTTCTTCTCAGGATTTGGGGTTACTGCGTACGACTGATGGCGCGCTGGCCGTCGATCGGCTCCTTCGCGCCTTTCATTCCGGTGATCGCAGCCTGGTGGATCGTCACAGAGCTGCAAATATTTCCACGTGTGTTCCTGCCAGGACCGGCGGAGGTCGTAGGCTCATTCCGTTCGCTAGTCTATCAAGGCATCCTGCCGGAGTACCTGCAGGACAGCATGGTGCGCCTGGCCGTCGGTGCGTTCTGGGGCATCGCTCTCGGCATTCCTCTCGGAATCCTGATCGGTCTGAGCCAGCGCGCGCGCACGGCGCTGTGGCCGCTGCTTCTGTTCTTTCAGGCCATCGGCGATATCGCCTGGCTGCCGATCCTCGTGATCTGGTTCGGCTATGGCCTCACGACCATCACGGTCGTCATCGTCTACACGGTGATCTTTCCGGTCGTCCTGAACACGGTGCTGGGCGTGCGCTCAATCCCCATCACCTTGCATCGCGCCGCTCAGAGCCTTGGTGCCTCGCGCATTCGCATGTTGTGGGAGGTGGTGTTGCCTGGAGCGCTGCCTAACATCGTGACCGGCCTGCGCAACGGGCTCGGTTACGGCTGGCGCGCTCTGATCGCAACCGAAATTATCGTTGGTACCAGCGGCATCGGGTTTCTCATGTTCGACGCGCGCCGCTCCGGGTCGGTCGTCGAGATCCTGCTCGGCATGATCATCCTGGGAATTCTCTGGTACATCGTCGACAGCTGGATACTGGCACCGATCGAGCGAGCTACCGGACAGCGGTGGGGGCTAGTAACGCGATGA
- a CDS encoding ABC transporter permease translates to MMLHRASSAFWFCAPFIVLLVLWAVLIPYFDVNPRIFPHLSSVVQAGIEGIQDGTLVQHIRASLLRVAVGTVLALLVAIPLGVAMGVSPTVSGFLTPLFRFFSVLAGIAWIPIATLWFGYGFGAITFVIFNAVFFIVTYNTLLGVSTIPLHVRNAAASLGAGRWAMLTEVLLPGALPNIVTGIRTGLGFAWRGLIAAEMIATNVGLGYMLFVARDYYKTEVIVLGMIVIGVLWLLLDRLVLAPIERATIERWGMVQRA, encoded by the coding sequence ATGATGCTGCACAGAGCATCTTCGGCATTTTGGTTTTGCGCTCCCTTTATAGTGCTGCTCGTTCTCTGGGCTGTTCTTATCCCCTACTTCGACGTCAACCCTCGGATCTTTCCTCACCTCTCCTCTGTGGTCCAGGCTGGAATTGAGGGTATTCAGGATGGAACACTTGTTCAGCACATACGTGCGAGTCTGTTGCGCGTCGCCGTCGGCACGGTGCTCGCGCTATTGGTTGCCATTCCCCTGGGCGTTGCTATGGGCGTCAGTCCGACCGTCTCGGGTTTCCTGACACCCTTGTTCAGGTTTTTCTCGGTGCTGGCTGGTATCGCATGGATCCCGATTGCCACCCTATGGTTCGGCTATGGCTTCGGCGCCATTACCTTCGTCATCTTCAATGCCGTGTTCTTTATCGTGACCTACAACACGCTGCTCGGCGTATCGACCATTCCCTTGCACGTGCGCAATGCGGCCGCATCGCTTGGTGCTGGGCGTTGGGCAATGTTGACCGAAGTGTTGTTGCCAGGCGCGCTTCCTAACATCGTCACAGGCATACGCACCGGCTTAGGCTTTGCCTGGCGTGGGCTGATCGCAGCCGAGATGATCGCCACGAACGTCGGCCTCGGTTACATGCTGTTCGTGGCGCGCGATTACTATAAGACCGAGGTGATTGTGCTCGGCATGATTGTCATCGGCGTGCTTTGGCTACTGCTCGACCGGCTGGTCTTGGCACCGATCGAACGCGCCACCATTGAACGCTGGGGCATGGTGCAGCGCGCATGA
- a CDS encoding FadR/GntR family transcriptional regulator yields MTKRVKSSEKRSKPGRIHAVLTTLGREIAQEVIPAGTVLPPESDLEIRFGVGRGVVREAIKMLSGKGLVSVRPRHGTHVLPRRDWSLLDRDVLNWLVGEDKLDRELLLAIQEVRSIIEPAAAALAATRATKKDRQRINAALVAMETSNDQATATAADKAFHLAVLDATHNPVLQGFRGAIDTILSAVFVVAVDSIDGWFEGNLPNHATAARAIEEGDADKARKAMERVLGYTHSKLSRKNVGASRRNARLSRTRSLRQT; encoded by the coding sequence TTGACCAAGCGTGTCAAATCCTCCGAGAAGCGTTCGAAGCCAGGCCGCATTCACGCGGTGCTGACGACGCTCGGCCGCGAGATCGCTCAAGAGGTTATCCCGGCAGGCACGGTACTGCCTCCGGAAAGCGATCTCGAAATCCGCTTCGGCGTCGGCCGCGGCGTGGTTCGTGAGGCGATCAAAATGCTCTCAGGAAAAGGACTCGTCAGCGTTCGGCCGCGCCATGGCACTCACGTGTTGCCGCGGCGCGATTGGAGCCTGCTCGATCGTGACGTTTTGAATTGGCTGGTCGGGGAAGATAAACTCGATCGCGAATTACTGCTGGCCATTCAAGAAGTGCGCTCGATCATTGAGCCTGCCGCTGCCGCGCTTGCTGCGACGCGCGCCACCAAGAAGGACCGGCAGCGGATCAATGCAGCCCTCGTAGCGATGGAAACGTCGAACGATCAGGCTACCGCAACGGCTGCAGACAAGGCATTTCATCTGGCCGTTCTTGACGCCACGCACAATCCGGTGCTGCAGGGCTTTCGAGGCGCGATCGACACGATTCTGAGCGCGGTATTTGTGGTCGCTGTCGATAGTATCGATGGCTGGTTCGAGGGCAACCTTCCCAACCACGCGACTGCTGCCCGTGCCATCGAAGAAGGTGATGCAGATAAGGCCCGAAAAGCCATGGAGCGAGTCCTTGGCTACACACACTCCAAACTGTCTAGAAAAAATGTCGGCGCCTCCCGCCGGAATGCTCGGCTAAGCCGCACTCGCAGTCTGAGGCAGACATGA
- a CDS encoding iron-containing alcohol dehydrogenase — protein MSTIGYLTTTIFDFGAIKSLPTELEALGIRRPLLVTDAGVQGTGIVAQVLTHLDPTTVAVFAGTPPNPTEEAVRESVVVYRDGGCDGIIALGGGSPIDLAKGVALAATHEGPLEQYAVIRGGVGKITAKVAPVIAIPTTAGTGSEVGRGALINLTNGSKLALISPYLIPKRAICDPELTLGLPPLLTAATGIDALTHCIETFLSPLVNPPAEAIALDGAQRAWRFIQRAVTNGGDREARWEMMMASLEGGLTFQKGLGLVHSLSHAAGALRSPTLHHGMLNGVFLPHIMRFNVQSVGSKYEKLSDIFCIARETDLAAAVSDLVQSLNLPVTLGQMGFEARHIPQTVVRALADHSNATAPRKASAEEFESLLRAAL, from the coding sequence ATGTCGACCATCGGCTATCTGACGACGACGATATTCGATTTCGGTGCCATCAAGAGCCTGCCGACCGAGTTGGAAGCGCTCGGAATTCGCCGGCCGTTGCTCGTCACGGACGCCGGCGTGCAGGGTACCGGCATTGTAGCGCAGGTGCTAACTCACCTCGATCCGACGACCGTTGCAGTATTCGCCGGCACGCCGCCGAATCCGACAGAGGAAGCAGTGCGCGAAAGCGTTGTTGTCTACCGCGACGGCGGTTGCGACGGCATCATTGCGCTCGGCGGCGGTTCGCCGATAGATCTTGCCAAAGGTGTGGCTTTGGCCGCCACCCACGAGGGGCCGTTGGAGCAATATGCGGTTATCCGTGGCGGCGTCGGTAAGATCACTGCGAAGGTCGCGCCTGTGATCGCTATTCCGACCACTGCAGGAACTGGCAGCGAGGTCGGCCGCGGTGCGTTGATCAATCTGACTAACGGCTCGAAGCTGGCGTTGATCAGTCCGTATCTAATACCGAAAAGGGCGATCTGCGATCCTGAACTCACGCTGGGCCTGCCGCCGTTGTTGACAGCGGCAACCGGCATCGATGCGCTCACGCATTGCATCGAAACGTTCCTGTCACCGTTGGTCAATCCGCCGGCAGAAGCGATAGCGCTCGACGGTGCACAGCGCGCATGGCGATTCATCCAGCGCGCTGTGACCAACGGTGGCGACCGCGAAGCGCGTTGGGAGATGATGATGGCGTCGCTAGAAGGTGGCCTCACATTTCAGAAGGGGCTCGGCTTAGTTCACTCGCTTTCTCACGCGGCCGGCGCGTTGCGCTCGCCGACGCTGCATCACGGTATGCTGAACGGCGTGTTCCTGCCGCACATCATGCGCTTCAACGTTCAAAGTGTTGGGAGCAAATACGAGAAGCTAAGTGATATATTTTGCATTGCGCGCGAAACGGACCTTGCCGCTGCGGTGTCCGATCTCGTCCAATCGTTAAATCTGCCAGTAACGCTCGGCCAAATGGGTTTTGAGGCCAGGCATATTCCTCAGACAGTTGTCCGAGCGTTGGCCGACCACTCGAATGCCACGGCTCCTCGAAAAGCGTCTGCAGAAGAATTTGAGAGTTTACTGCGTGCAGCGCTCTGA
- a CDS encoding SDR family oxidoreductase — protein MGTQRKIALVTGAGSGIGRASSLALMKAGFTVVLAGRRIELLEETRNLGPPGMSTSVICDISDPDSIASLFAKVMDLHGRLDLLFNNAGVSAPSIPMENVSLSQWKAVIDTNLTGPFICTQFAFRIMKDQTPRGGRIINNGSISAHAPRPFSAPYTASKHSITGLTKAASLDGRAYNIAVGQIDIGNAETPMTTGMTSGALQADGQQVPEPCMNVDDVGNAVVCMANLPLDANVMFMTIMATKMPFVGRG, from the coding sequence TTGGGCACTCAAAGAAAAATTGCACTTGTTACCGGGGCAGGGTCAGGGATAGGACGTGCGTCCTCGCTCGCTCTCATGAAGGCGGGTTTCACTGTCGTCTTGGCCGGACGCCGCATCGAGTTGCTTGAAGAAACCAGGAATTTGGGGCCACCTGGAATGAGCACATCTGTCATATGCGACATATCAGATCCGGACTCGATTGCTTCTTTATTTGCTAAAGTTATGGATCTTCACGGACGACTTGACTTGCTGTTTAACAATGCGGGCGTAAGCGCTCCATCGATTCCCATGGAGAATGTTAGCTTATCGCAATGGAAAGCTGTGATTGATACCAATTTAACCGGTCCGTTTATCTGCACGCAGTTTGCGTTTCGAATTATGAAAGATCAAACGCCTCGAGGGGGGAGAATCATTAACAACGGTTCGATATCCGCTCACGCGCCGAGGCCTTTCTCGGCTCCCTATACCGCGTCAAAGCACTCAATCACCGGCTTGACTAAGGCGGCCTCGTTAGACGGTCGAGCATACAATATCGCGGTCGGCCAGATTGATATCGGCAATGCTGAAACACCCATGACGACGGGTATGACTAGCGGTGCATTACAAGCCGACGGTCAGCAGGTGCCAGAGCCGTGTATGAATGTCGATGATGTCGGCAATGCTGTAGTTTGCATGGCAAATTTGCCCCTCGATGCCAACGTGATGTTTATGACGATCATGGCAACAAAGATGCCGTTCGTTGGAAGGGGATAA
- a CDS encoding disulfide bond formation protein B, with product MAIVAVVTIAGAWFFQLVLDIRPCPLCLEQRYAYYLSIPLAALVAMAAGRGAPRGVLVVGLAILALASLANAVLGGYHAGVEWKFWQGPTDCSGPVVDLGNAGSLFERLDTVKVIRCDEVQWRFLGLSLAGYNVLISLLMAAIAAWGAGRTARP from the coding sequence ATCGCCATCGTCGCCGTGGTCACTATCGCGGGGGCGTGGTTCTTTCAGCTCGTGCTCGATATCCGGCCATGCCCGCTGTGTCTCGAGCAGCGCTATGCCTATTATCTATCGATCCCGCTGGCCGCGCTGGTGGCGATGGCCGCCGGCCGCGGGGCGCCGCGCGGCGTGCTGGTCGTGGGGCTTGCGATCCTGGCGCTTGCGTCGCTCGCCAATGCAGTGCTGGGCGGCTACCACGCTGGCGTCGAATGGAAGTTCTGGCAGGGGCCGACCGACTGCTCCGGGCCGGTGGTCGATCTCGGCAACGCCGGCAGCCTGTTCGAGCGGCTCGACACCGTGAAGGTGATTCGCTGTGACGAGGTGCAGTGGCGTTTCCTTGGCCTGTCGCTGGCCGGTTATAACGTGCTGATCTCGCTCTTGATGGCTGCCATCGCCGCGTGGGGCGCGGGGAGGACCGCGCGCCCCTGA